Proteins found in one Bordetella genomosp. 9 genomic segment:
- a CDS encoding sugar ABC transporter yields MIYTVECSFSHPGIEAEWNDFYSLTKLPALISVSGFHTSQRFKALSAGCPAYLALHSVDGLEVLESDEYREKGGGSFARWQQHITDWRRNLYGGLDRAPAIGDGDFLVASTVGAGPLIELGLTPDQMRAVALDRLPEIRWLARLDRAIRPGVDALPQGVDLYVPITTQLTSGTGAYGTNRRSGASQ; encoded by the coding sequence ATGATCTACACCGTCGAATGCAGCTTTTCCCATCCCGGCATCGAAGCGGAGTGGAATGACTTCTACAGTCTCACGAAGCTGCCCGCGCTCATTTCAGTGAGCGGATTTCATACGTCGCAGCGCTTCAAGGCATTGAGCGCAGGATGTCCCGCCTACCTGGCCTTGCACTCGGTCGACGGTCTGGAAGTGCTTGAAAGTGACGAGTATCGCGAAAAGGGCGGCGGCAGCTTCGCACGCTGGCAGCAACACATCACCGATTGGCGCCGCAATCTCTATGGCGGCCTGGACCGCGCACCGGCCATCGGCGATGGCGACTTCCTGGTCGCGAGCACGGTCGGGGCCGGTCCGCTCATCGAGCTGGGACTTACCCCGGACCAGATGCGGGCCGTGGCCCTGGACAGGCTCCCTGAGATCCGGTGGCTGGCACGGCTGGATCGTGCAATACGACCGGGTGTGGACGCGCTTCCGCAGGGCGTGGATCTGTATGTGCCGATCACCACTCAATTGACGAGTGGTACAGGTGCGTACGGGACGAATCGCCGGTCTGGAGCATCGCAATGA
- a CDS encoding MBL fold metallo-hydrolase: MTTMAFPVQQIGEFSITAISDGYLSASLALLSSIDPMDASRLQQEAGVSDPSSIHINCYLVRGRGRTVLVDAGAGGYKQWGGKLIANLELAGVRPSDIDTILLTHAHPDHVGGLIDTAGQPMFPHAGLVVHQRELSFWEDDAHLSRASERARGNFLLARRVFEIYRERIRTFEQGGLLPGINAMPLPGHTAGHTGFHIESEGRSALIWGDIVHFPHVQVARPDVSIAFDQDALLSASTRSRLLDVVSSEKLLVAGMHLGELGFARISRDGQRYGISYEG; the protein is encoded by the coding sequence ATGACGACCATGGCATTTCCCGTCCAGCAGATCGGCGAGTTTTCGATCACGGCAATCAGTGACGGATACCTGTCCGCCAGTCTGGCGTTGCTGTCCAGCATCGATCCGATGGATGCCTCCCGTTTGCAGCAAGAGGCGGGCGTCAGCGACCCATCCTCGATTCATATCAACTGCTACCTCGTGCGCGGAAGGGGCCGTACGGTGCTGGTCGATGCGGGCGCCGGCGGATACAAGCAATGGGGTGGGAAGCTGATCGCGAATCTGGAATTGGCGGGCGTGCGGCCATCGGACATAGACACGATTCTTTTGACGCACGCGCATCCGGATCATGTCGGTGGGCTGATCGATACGGCGGGACAGCCGATGTTTCCCCATGCCGGACTGGTCGTCCATCAGCGCGAACTTTCCTTCTGGGAAGATGACGCGCATCTCAGCCGGGCGAGCGAGCGGGCGCGCGGCAACTTCCTGTTGGCGCGCCGGGTGTTTGAGATCTATCGAGAGAGGATCCGCACGTTCGAGCAAGGCGGCCTGCTGCCCGGCATCAACGCGATGCCGCTTCCGGGCCATACCGCTGGCCATACCGGCTTCCACATCGAATCAGAAGGCCGCAGCGCCTTGATCTGGGGCGATATCGTGCATTTCCCTCATGTCCAGGTCGCCCGTCCCGACGTATCGATCGCCTTCGATCAAGATGCGCTTCTTTCCGCGTCCACGCGATCCAGGTTGTTGGACGTCGTGAGTTCGGAAAAGCTGCTGGTGGCCGGCATGCACCTTGGCGAGCTCGGGTTTGCACGTATCAGCAGAGATGGCCAGCGCTACGGAATTTCCTATGAGGGGTGA